DNA from Agarilytica rhodophyticola:
GGTATCGTCAAGCATTTTAAAAATCATAGTTTACTTGGGTCATTAATCCGACAAGATTTTTCTATCGCCTGGGTACATTTGGATCCAGATGAGGTATTAGAAGTCCATAATCACAATGTACCGAGTATGATTATCGCAATAGAAGGTGGCGGCAGCTCACAAGGCGATAGTGAAATAAATTTTTCGGCGGGAGATATTGTGTTCATTCCTAGTTGGAATGAACATGGTTTTACGGGGGCAAAACCTTCTGGACTTTGGGCTCTATCTATACAATTTAATGATGTCGCGATTTTTGAAGATGAAGTCGATCCACTTACATCTTATGATTTAACCAATATACCTTCTATAGAAGAAAGGCAACTTATTTTATTTTCGCGCAATAAGGACAGAAACCTATTTAAGTCAGAAGGTGTAAGTAGGCATATTCCAAGCTATGTTAATTTTAATTGGCACTCTCTAGACAATAAATTTAGTCTTGAGAGACCACCTAGTGAAACTTTGCGTTTGATTTTGCATGGTTCACCCCAAGGTAACTATAAGTTTGATAAAAGTTTATTAACTCCTGGAGATTTAATTGTACAAACTGAGGACTTAGATTATCACAATACCGAGAGTACCGGTAATCACTGGCTATTAACTATAGACATATCAACTTTGAAACAATAAATAATATTTCAGGAGAAACTTGTTATGAATGAAAAACCATCAGTAGAATTAAGATCAATCGATGGTGGAAAAAACACTCCATTTACCGGTATGCATGTAGTCAATCGAGAAGATATACCTCAGATATCCACAGTTTTTGTTGATAATAAAGAGCATAATTTAGGGCTATTAAAAGATTTTCGTAAACACGAATTATTAGCTAATTTTATTCCCGACTCACCAGAAAGAGTTTCATTTAGTTGGGTGCGCTTACTACCGGGTGAAACTTTAGCTGTCCATGCTCACCCAACAAAAACCTTCATTATTGTGTGTGAAGGAGAAGGTTACTGCACTGGTGATTATACTGGAAAAATTTCTGGCGGTTCTATAGTTATGGTAGCACCTAATTTTCTCCACGGTTTTTGTGGTGCAGGGAAAAATGGTTTTTGGGCGCTGTCTATTCAATTTGAAGGGCTTGGTTTATATGAAAACACCGAGCAAGCTAGAGTAAAGTTTGAAGACTTTGAAATGGTTAAACCCTCAATGCGACATATATCTGAGGCTCAGGAGTTTTTTTTAGAGGACTATAAGAGAAATCCTCTATTTTCAATTATAAAGGAGGATAACTTCCAAACAGCTTACCGCGAACCCCTGCTTGATGCCATTCAACATTGGTCACAGTGTTTTCAGTTAATTATTTCGGATAGAGTCAAGTATGCACAATCAAATACCGAGAAAAAACTCGCTTTGATGCACCTAGAAGAGGAAAAAGATCACGATACAAAAATGGCTGCTTTGCGTGGCAATCCAGATATTGGTGATTTACACCCTATTGCAAATGAGGTTACCAACTGGTTCCGAAAGGCCATGAAGGAGTTATCTGATGCAGAGAAAATAATATTGGTACATTTTGTTTTAGAAGGTAGTGCAGAATTTGCTCATAATGAAATACATGCATATGTAGAAGGCTCAGAAGTCGAAGAACACTTTCGTTTTCACGCTGAAGAAGATGAAGATCATGTATTAATGGGAGTCGATGCTTTATCAAATATGTCAAATGTCAACTATGAAAAGCTGCTAACCTCTTTAATCACAGGATGGGTTATGATCAATCGTGTTTGTGCTCAAATGAGCTATAGCGCTCGTGATGCCTATTGCACAAAATTATTAAAGCAAGACCATGCAACAAAAAATTAGTTATCAATAACAATTACATGAGTGCTTTAATATATTTTAAGTAGATAAAAAATCTAAAAGTATATTGACTATACATAGCCATATTAAAAAATATTGCACCAAAAATTAAATAGAGAAAGGAATAATCCTATGTCAGTTAACATTGATGCAGTCCATAGGTTTAATGAAGAAACACTTGTAGATCCATATGATTTTCTAGGCTCACTAAGGGAAAATGAACCTATATACTATGCAAATGATTTAAATGGCTGGGTTATCACTCGCCATAGTGATGTCGCGGATGCATTCAAGGAGCCTAATTTTATATCTGGAAATTTTGAAACCCAAGTAAGAAATCAATTGCAGGGTCTGAATATATCAATAGCCAAGGATTTTGTACGAGTGCGAACAAAAATGATGGCTCATACAGATGCTAACGTTCACAAAAGGCTCAGGCGAACATGTAATATTAGCTTTGGTAAAAAAGGCCTAGATACAATGTCTCCTATTATTAAAAAAGCTGTTGACGAGTCAGTTAATCTATTGCCAAATGATGGAGAATGGGATTTTGCAACTCAGTTTTCTGAACCTCTATCAACTAGAGTTATTGCTGATTTATTCAATGTCCCCTATTCTGATAGAGAGCACTTTCAACGTTGCTCTGATGATGTTTCTCGATTTTTTGGTAATTCCGTGAGCGACACTAGAGAATCCGCTATTATCGCTAATGATGGCATTATAGCACTTGAAAATTATTTCATTGATTTTTTAAAAGAGAGAAAAAGAAAATTAGGAAACGATTTGTTAAGTTTACTTATCGAAGCTAATAGTGCAGGATTATTGTCAGAAGAAGAAGTCATCGCCCAGTGTGTATTAATCTTAATGGCAGGACACTATACAGTTATAGATCAACTTTGTAATAGTATATATGCCTTTCTAACTTATAATGAATGGCAAACACTTGTTAATGACCCATCACTTATATCTTCAGCTATTGAAGAAAGTATACGCTTTGATGGTGCTGTCTTGTTTATGGCTCGAACGGTAAAAGACAGTATGCTATTTAGAGGTAAGCAACTTAAAGCTAATGACACTTTGTTTCTCGGTATGGGTGCGGCCAACAGAGATCCAGAAGTGTTTCCATCACCTGATATTTTTGATATCCATCGGAAAAAGAGCCGACATTTAGGCTTTGCCTATGGCCCCCACCAGTGTATAGGTATGAATTTAGCTAGAGTTGAGATGTCTATGGCATTTCAAGCGCTAGTAAAAAAATATCCCAACTTAAAATTTTCACCTAACACTACACCTAAACGCAAGTGTGAATCTCTATTTTTTAGAGGGTTTTATTCTATTAAAGTAAAATCATAAAAATGCTATAGATATAACTCTAATAATTATTTTCTTCTTCTATATGATCCGGCTTAGCTTATTAAGCATTTCAGATAATAGCGATTTTATTATGCTTATCTTTTAAAATTTAGATGTTTTATAAAATTATGAAAAAAACAATACTTTTCTTTTCTGAAGCAGTAACCGTTGCTCATGTAATACGTTTATATAAACTTGCTTGCTCTTTAGACGCAGAAATATATGATGTTCATTTTGCAGTAGCTGATCGTTATAGCTATGTCTTTAGCAGTCATCATACTATCTCTTTTCACTCCATTAATTCTGTAGAATCGATGGAGTTTATTCGTCGAGCGCAACACGCAGAGCCAATGTACAAAATTGATGAGCTTATTAATTACGTTAAAGAAGATGAAAAAACCATAAGGAAAGTCCAGCCAGATTTGATTATAGGAGATATGCGACAGTCTCTTTGTGTTAGTACACGTACAACAAAGACAACCTACATTGCCATGACCAATGCTTATTGGAGCAAATATATTAATAACAAACAGTTTATTATTCCCGAATTACGACAAATAAATATGAATGAGATACCATTTATATCAGCAATAATGCCAATTTATTTTTACTTCTTTTTTAAAAATCAGGGCAAAGTGCTAAATGAACTGCGTCGGTATTATAAGCTGCCAATATTTGAGCATTGTCTGGATGGTTGGAACTTCGGTGATCATCTGGTGTATAGTGATCCCAAAATCTTGTTTGATACCTCACGTTCACCCAGCAATCACCACTTTCTTGGATCAATAAACTGGGAACCAGATGTTCCTTTGCCAATTTGGTGGCAGGAACTATCCGACACAAAAAAAACAGCTTATGTTGCACTCGGCTCATCAGGTGATAAATCTCTTATACCACTCATTGTCGAGAAGTTACTGTCTGAAAACTTTCAGGTAATCATTAGTGGTGTAAATGAATCTGAAAGAAGTTTTATTTTTGACGATGCGTCGGTGTTTTCTAGTGAACTTATACCCGGGTCTTTAGCTGCGGCTAGGTCTGACTTGGTAATAAGTAATGGAGGCAGCCCTACATCTTATCAATCATTGCTAGCTGGTACTCCAGTAATAGGTATTCCAACTAATCTTGATCAATTAATGTCAATGAAATTCATTGAAAGAAATAATGCGGGGAAAATACTGCGGCCCAGGGAAGTGGGCACAACTAAACATACAAAAGTCTTAAAAGAAATACAAAAAATTAAATACAAAGAAAGAGCTGAAGAAATAAGTGCCGAACTAGCTACTATTTCACCAGAAGAAAATTTCGCTAAAGTCCTAATGTCTATACTTAATTGATAAGTGAACATCGCCTATTATGGAAATTCATAGAAGTACTCAACAGTTAACTTTTATTATCTTATTTGCTAGCACATTCACAGTTATGGCAGGATCAGCTATTGCGCCTGCGCTGCCTAGTATATTGCATGACTTTGGAGATAGTACGCTTTCCGATTTGAAAATTAGGATGACAATAGGTGTATCTGCCGCATCAACGATGCTGTGTAGTAATTTCATTGGCAGGTTAAGTGATAAAATTGGTTACATTACAACATTAAAAATTGGACTTTTGTTTATAATATTTAGTGGTGCTGCAGGTTTGATAATTAATAATCTGAATCAACTCTTAGTAACTCGTGTTATTCTTGGGTTTGGCGTGGCCGCTGTCGCCATATCGACCACGGCTTGGATAGGAGATCAACATAGTGGTGTGGATCAACACCGGATTACAGGTTTTTTGGGTGTCGCAATGGAGTCTTCTGGCTTACTCTATTTTTCTTTGTCAGGGGCCTTAGCACTTATTCATTGGCGTTTTGTATTTCTAATTTATTTATTACCTATTTTTATACTATTTTTTTTACCAAAGAGATCACAACTAAAAAAATCAGAAAATCAAAACGATACAGATGAAAAAGATAAACACATAGATTATATAATTATTACTACAGCGTCATTCATCTCTTTATTTGGGTTAAATATATATGTAACTCAGTTACCGTTTCTATTCGAAAAACAGAACGCTTCAAGTTTTTCTTCAGGTCTAGCTCTTGCAGGTGCCTCAGTATCTGCAGCTTTAGCAAGCTATTTTTTCCCAAGGATAATGAATTATTTCCATCAACAATATATATTGGCTATAGCTTTTTTAATTAGCGCACTAGGATTTATGGGATTATTTTTATTTGATTCATTAGTATTAATGAGTACGTCAGTGATTATATGCGGCTTCGCTTTTGGACTAACGGTTCCGTCTCTAATTAGTTGGGTAAATACCATTACTAATGAGAATAATCGTGGAGCAGGTCAAGCGAAGTTAGCAATTGCTGGTTTTTCGGGACAATTTTTTTCACCTATCGCATTTCAACCATTTGTATCCAGTTATAATGTACAATTCGGTTTTTTAATATTTACTTTTATATGTGTGATATTTAGCTCTGTTACTTATATGCTACCTGGTCAAAACAACAGGTAGCTGCGCTTATTTATTATATATTTTTTACTATAGATGTTTTTATGTGTCCACAATAAACCAATTTAATATATTGTTTAATTAAAATGTATAAACTAAACCAGGGCTTATTCACACTAGCTTTTTTTAACAAGCTCATTGTTGAGTTCATCTAAATCTTTAGAACTCAGTGTACCGGCTAAGCTTTTAAGTGTGATAAATTTGATAATATAATCATATCGGGAATTCTGCCACAATCTTAAGGTATCATAATATGTTTGCCTGGATCTTAATACATCATTAATATCACCAATATTTTTTTGATACGCCTGTTCTTGTACATCTAGAGCCTTTTTACTAGAGGTAACCGCTTCGGCTATGATATTAATCCTATTAATCGTAATAACGGCACTACGATATGTACTGACTATTTGCCTTGTAATATTAGCAACTATTTCACTATAAAATTTTTCTGATGCTTTAAACTGATGCTCTGCTTGACGTCGTCTTGAGCTTATAAGACCACCATTATAGATGGGAACGCTTAGGTTCATGCTTATACTTGAACCAATTTCTCTTGATCGAAGATCGGACAAGGATAGGTTTTCAATCAATGTTGCTTCAGTATTGCGCTCTTGGTGTTGTAACTCCAAATATACACTGGGCCTACGCGCTAGCTTAGCACTTTTATATTCTGCACGAGCTGCATCTTTACGCGCTTGTGCAGCTTTAATGATTGGGTTGTTTGCTAATGCAATTTGTACCCATTGATATGGTTCGCTAGGCATAATCTGAGTTGTTGAAAAGTTATCCGCTAGACGCCACAAAGGTGTTTGATAATTACCGATTATGAACATTAGTGCATCCTTACTCTGGCCAACGATATCTTCGTTGTTTAATCGCATTGCTGTTGACGCGTCATATGATGCCTGAGCTTGATAAATATCGACTTCTGTAAGCCTCCTCTTTGTCGAGTTTTTATTATTCTTTTTCTTAGTCAGCATTATTACATTCGATAGCTGCTTCTTATCTGACTCTTCTAATTTTTTTGCAAGCTCTAGATTATCCTGCGCCTGAATAACGCCGATATAGTTCGTGATCAGACGCAGCAGTAATAACTGTTTTTGTAACTGCCATTGATGACGAGCTTCAAAAGCCTGAAATTTGCCGCGTTTATAATTGTACCATTGGGAAGTATCATAGATTGCTTGTTGGACAGAAAGTCTCCATCCATCAATAACCTGATCATTGTCTCTTTCTAGAGTTTCGTCTGTAAGTAATGAAACTTCTCGACTATCAGTTTTTTGTTTTTGATATGCTCCCTGCAAACTGATTTGAGGGAGTAACGCGCTGTATGAAATCTGTCTTTCTTCTAAACCTGCTAAGTATTCTTCCTGCGCAACTTTTAAACTTGGATCTTTCGTTAAAGCCATTTTATAGGCTTCGCTCAAATTAAGAGCGCCACTTTTATGAGAAAGTAATATTACAACAGTAGTAAAAAGTAAAGAAAACAACCACCTCATATTTTTAAAGCACATAATATCTTCCTTTGTAGCATCTATACTTATTAAGTATTTTTAACGTCATTGTTTTTGGAATGAGGTTTTTGATTATTATTTCTCTCTTTTTTTTTGTAGTGATTCTTCTCCTCATTGAAGTCTTCTGACCTTGGAGGCCTTTCTCCAGGAGCGAAATCTTCTGGCCGGGGTGGTCGTTCTCCAGGAGCAAAGTCTTCTGGCCTTGGAGGTCTTTCTCCAGGAGCAAAATCTTCTGGCCTTGGAGGGCGGGTCTCAACTACAGTATGGGGTTCTATAGATTTCGAGTTACTACTAGAAGAGTGCCCTTTTGGTTTCGGCGAATTCTTCATCAATGAGGAATTTCGCGAGCTTGGAGAAGTATTGTTAAACTCATTCAATCCTTGATTTGTAGGATCAAAACTTACATCCGAATTACTTTGCCAATACACAATAAAGGAAGAGAGTATAATAATAGTTAGAGCAACTGTAAAAATATACGTTAAATTACGCTGTCGGCCGCCCAAATCACGTATGGCGTACTCATATTGCTGTTCGGCGGTTAAATTTTCTAGGTTGACTGAACGAGCTTTTAGATGCTGTTCAACTAGATCAGCACGCTCTTTTTCCGACGCCAATTCAATTAAAGAGCTTTCTTTTTTGATTGCTCGTCTAATGATAAATGCCAGGCATGCAACAATTAATGCAACAAGTGGAAACCATGATTTAATATTCGGTATGATGGAGACTATTGCGTCCATAAGGTATTCCTTACTGTTACATATTGGTGATACAGCCTCAGTAACAGAAATACCTTATTAGGTTACATTTTTTTGCTTAGGTAATGATTCATAACTTGTGAACATCACATGAGTAAGCGTGGAAATTATAAAATTACTTCTAGTTTGCATTATTGCTCAAGTAATCATACAAAGGTTGTGTCCATGGCACACGAAACCAATGTTTACCAAAACCAATTGCTACGGCTTCTTCAGCATTGTATCTAGCAGCGCGGTCTTGCCCAAGAAGTTGATATACCTGTGCAGCAATAAAGAAAAACTCACCTGCCTTATTATTCAGCTGTGCCGCTTTTTGGAGTTCGATGATAGCATCTTCATTTCTATTGAGATGCGCTAAGATTAATGCCTTGTGTGCATAGTCTTGATCGGCATTTTTATCGCTATAAAGAGTCAGTGCTTGTAAAAAGTATTGCTTACTCTCTTTACTTTCTAATGCTTTATATGATTCCGCTAAGTTTAAATAAATTTCTCGTGAACCAGGCGAATACTCTAATGCTTTTTTAAAGTTTTCGATACTTTCGTTATAGCGTCCTAAGAGCATTTGTGTAATGCCTAAATTAAGTACAATATCGTGATCAGACTTCTTTTTCAGAATTTCTATGTATAGTGTTTCAGCTTCCTGAAGCCTGCCAGTAACTAAGTAAGAGTTAGCAAGAAAAAATTTGGGTAAATAGGTATCGGGAAAACGCTTGGCCCATGCAATACACGTCTGCTCAAGAGTATCAAATTCTTTGAGTGTTTCTTCCATATAGGCACGGTGATGGAAGTAAGAATGAGTAAGACGGGGGTTTTCATGTTGAAGTAGCTTTTGATAGCCTTCTTTTGGCTGTTTGGAAAAAATGAGCATTGCTTCAGAAATTGCTAGACGAGTTGTTTCTACACCGATAACACGTTTTAACTGTGATAAGGTTTTTTCTGCTCCTGTCAGGTCATGTGCTAATAGTTTGTTATGAAAGTCCTGATACATAACTGAGGGGTTTGCCGGAAACCTATCGTTTAACTGTAACATTAATTCTTGGCTCTGCTGTAACCAACGATCAACATTAAAGTTCATATATAGATTCCTATATGCACCAGCTAATAGTAATTGTGCACCTAAAAATCCTGGGTTGTCTTGAGAGAGCTGTTTTAGTCCAGCAATATCCGCTTCTGTAAACTCTTCGTCTTCAAGTTTTTTCTTAATATTATAGTAAAGCCTCAAGTCAGAGTCGGAAATACTGCCGAGAACTGGGGTGTTGTGAGCAGTAAAATCTAGATCAGAAACCAATGTTTGTTCAATTACTTGTGCAAAAACTAGTAAATCAGATGTTGGAATTTTCTTTGACGTAAGTTTTGAAATTCCATCTTTTTTTCGACTATAAACACTTAGATTTACATCGCAAAAGTCTATGGAACAATTTAAATTACTAATAATAATTTGATCAACATCGACCAACCTCGCCTCTTCTGCCCAGTCTTTAGTACCACGCCATTCTTTTTTACTCACTAAGCTTCGCTGAGGATCGTTGATAACACTGGACACAATTTCATCCTCAACAATAGCTGCAAGTAATAATCTATCTCTCCTACTTTCTGCATCCCCTTCATAGGCCTTAGCGGAATCCACATATAACGGGGGGATAACAAGTGTGGTTGCGACGGGAGTTAAACTGGGTAGAAAAAATACAACACCAGATATTACAACTACAACAGCGGTTGCGGCATATAATAACTTAGAATCGAGTTTACTGGCCTTAGCTTTTGGCAAATCAAGTTCGACTGTTTCCATCGGCACATTGTCATTGTGATGTAGGTTCTCAATAGCCGTGAAAACTTGTTGCATCGATGGTCGGTTACGAGGCGTTTTATCTAACATCGCACGAACCATCACTTCTAATTCGGGTATAGCGCAACGGAATTGTTGTTGATAATTAATCCTAGCTCCTAGAATATTCTCTTCTGTCGCCGAGATGTCTCCTTCTACCACGAAGGGATGAGCTTTAAATAAATAGTTATAAAGTAATATACCAAGAGCAAAGACATCGGTAGCAGTGCTAACAGGCTTCTGCTGTAAGTGCTCTGGGCTAAGGCATTCCCAAGAACCACTGTAGGAGTAGTTAGCGTTGCCCTCCTGAGAAGCTTGGTGCGTTGATAGACCAAAATCTGACACTTTCACAGCTTTTTGATCAGTAAAGAGTATATTCGAAGGTTTCAGATCTAAGTGAAGTAAGCCGGCGGCATGAATATCACTAACAGCTTTGGATACTTGCAGAAAAAACGATAAAAACTCATTTTTTTCCATATCAGCGATGGCATTAACATCGAGATCCAATTTGGACTCAACTTTTTCCATAACAATGGCTAAATAATTTTCATTATGAATAACATCGTGAACTTCTACGATATTTGGACTATTGCAACGCGCTAACGCCTGAGCCTCTAATAGAGCTTCGGAGTGTTCATACTTGATAACCTTAATTGCGACATATCGTAATAAAGTTGAGTCAAACGCATTATAGACCTGACCAAAGCCCCCACTCCCGAGAAAATTTTCGAGCCGATAGCGTTCGGGAATAAGTTTCTCAAGCTCAACTTCTGGCACCTTGTTCATTATTTACCCTGGATATGTAAGGACAATTTCAATATGCAAACAGCTTTTTGACACCAAATACAACAAAAAAACAATAAAAGCGCCAAACAACAACCAAAGAGAACAAAAAACACTCGAATGGCGCAATAAACAACAATGATAGCATTGACTAGATCAACATTGTTTTTGGCTTTGTACTAAATAATAAAAAACAGCCTTTCTTACCAAGCATATTAAGTGATGTAAAGCGATGTTTGAAATATTTTGAAATACCGAGAAATCGTGTGAAATTGTGGATCGCAAGCTGCTCGAGGAAAATATCATTCGTGGTTTGGAGATAAGGATTTCTGCTCCAAACGGGAATCAACGTATTGTTATCAGGAGACGCACAATGAGAGCAGCTATCGAGAAAGATTATTCACAAGATTTGAATAAGTTATTGAAAGACCATCGCAATCAAGTATTTAACATGATAAAAAAGAAAGTATATAACAGGGATACAGCAGAAGACCTCTTGCAGGATACTTTTCTTGAAGCTCACAAAAGCTTTCATACATTCCGACAAGACTCAAAATTTAGTACTTGGCTGATCGGCATTGCTATGAATATTATTCGCAATTACTATAACCGCGCCCCAGAATGCCGCTATGGCTTCGTTGACGATTCGGCCATTGAATTTGACTCGAGTAACGCATCCAGTTATTCCAATAAAGTTTCAAATATGGAGCACAACTTAATTGCCAATGACATCCTAGGAAAAACCCTTGAGAAAGTTGATGCAATGCCTTGCGAAGTCAAAGATATATTTAAACTTACCGTACAAGAAAATCTACCATATAAAGATATTGCAGGGAAACTCAACACTAGCGTAAGCAATATTAAAGTCAAAATATTCAGAGCACGAGAAAAGCTTAAAGAAGTATTCGACATTCCCGTTTTTGAAGAGCTTTACTAGTTAATATAGTCTTAGTAATTAACACGTAAAATATATTATTTAACGTTTGTATCATTACTGAGAACTTAGTAATTAATATAGCAAAAACGTCTTTCTTGTACTTTCAATATGCAGTATTGTGTCGTTTTTTAGCCAACGCACAATAAACGGATAATTAACAACTAAATACAAACAAGTTAAGCAGGTGTGAAAATGTCTACACTCATACATTTTATCAATAGCGATACGGATCACATGTTAATAATCGACGAGATGCAAAAGAGCTTGGTCGATTCAGGAGCTTATATTTCAGAAGACTCCTCTTGGAAAGAGCGTAACTTAGCCAGTTTCTACATTCGACCCGGATTAGCAAATTCATCGTTCTACTCGTTTGAGTCTAAAGTACTTCCCGGTCATTACCTCAAATCTTACGATGATGGGACGCTCTATTTGGTGTCTCGGGAAAATAACCGTGAATTTAGTGAAGATGCTACTTATAGAGAATCAAACGGCGCTCTCATTTCTATGAGTCATCCCAATCGAGCAATCGCAGTTGCAAGCGATGGTACAGCAGTTTCCAAAGCAATAGATAATCCTAACGTTTCGTCCGTGGTGATGGCTCAAGCAGAGAAACGCTGGAAGGATAGCTACACCATTTCATTTAATTATTTTGGTGATAAGTCGGTTCATCTAACGTTGGGGGATGATAAAGTAGGATTTAGATCTTACAGTTTCTGGGATGACTTTGACCAACAAGCAAATACAGCAGGCTGGTACCTAGACTACCCTGATTATAATACACCTTATTTTACTATTCGTAATGTTGGCGATGATCAAGAGCGTTTCCTTGCTGTGGCCGACGATAATACGACTGTCGAGCTAGTGGCAAACGGTATTGAAAATGGTCGTTATTCCAACAATATCTTGTGGCGAGCAGAAGCGCTAAGCGCGCGGGGACAATATGCTATAGCCAATAAAAAAGTCGAAGCTCATAGTAAGAATGCATTAAGAATCAACCGCTCTTCTGTGGATAAGCCCAATGAAATAGAGCAGTCTCTTTCAGTTTTACACTATGATAATTTATCTAATGTATCAGTGGTGCTTAATATTGATGAGCGTTTTATCCCAACTCAGTTGATGCTCGACGATGTTAAAGTTGCTAATAGTCTATTGCGCCAGCAGAATGGCCTCACATCCATGGGGATGATCATTCCTTTAACCAAACATGGAGGTGCTGATAGTTGGTCTGTGCGCCGGTATAAAACCACCATAGAAAAAAGTACTGATGGCTCCACCTTCCGCTTTGCCTCACATATTGGTAGCGACCCTGAGGTAGATGCTCAGACGCCCGAGTGGATAGAGCTAAAAGATCAAATTATGCAGCTCCCCGTTATGGAGGAGTTCACCAGTAATGAGCAAAACCTTATTCTTGATATTGCTCGTAAACACTTGGGTAAAGCCTATCGTTCACATGTTTTGGGTGAACCAGCAGAAGGTTATACCGATGGCATAATTTGGCTGAA
Protein-coding regions in this window:
- a CDS encoding serine/threonine-protein kinase, whose translation is MNKVPEVELEKLIPERYRLENFLGSGGFGQVYNAFDSTLLRYVAIKVIKYEHSEALLEAQALARCNSPNIVEVHDVIHNENYLAIVMEKVESKLDLDVNAIADMEKNEFLSFFLQVSKAVSDIHAAGLLHLDLKPSNILFTDQKAVKVSDFGLSTHQASQEGNANYSYSGSWECLSPEHLQQKPVSTATDVFALGILLYNYLFKAHPFVVEGDISATEENILGARINYQQQFRCAIPELEVMVRAMLDKTPRNRPSMQQVFTAIENLHHNDNVPMETVELDLPKAKASKLDSKLLYAATAVVVVISGVVFFLPSLTPVATTLVIPPLYVDSAKAYEGDAESRRDRLLLAAIVEDEIVSSVINDPQRSLVSKKEWRGTKDWAEEARLVDVDQIIISNLNCSIDFCDVNLSVYSRKKDGISKLTSKKIPTSDLLVFAQVIEQTLVSDLDFTAHNTPVLGSISDSDLRLYYNIKKKLEDEEFTEADIAGLKQLSQDNPGFLGAQLLLAGAYRNLYMNFNVDRWLQQSQELMLQLNDRFPANPSVMYQDFHNKLLAHDLTGAEKTLSQLKRVIGVETTRLAISEAMLIFSKQPKEGYQKLLQHENPRLTHSYFHHRAYMEETLKEFDTLEQTCIAWAKRFPDTYLPKFFLANSYLVTGRLQEAETLYIEILKKKSDHDIVLNLGITQMLLGRYNESIENFKKALEYSPGSREIYLNLAESYKALESKESKQYFLQALTLYSDKNADQDYAHKALILAHLNRNEDAIIELQKAAQLNNKAGEFFFIAAQVYQLLGQDRAARYNAEEAVAIGFGKHWFRVPWTQPLYDYLSNNAN
- a CDS encoding AbfB domain-containing protein, which encodes MSTLIHFINSDTDHMLIIDEMQKSLVDSGAYISEDSSWKERNLASFYIRPGLANSSFYSFESKVLPGHYLKSYDDGTLYLVSRENNREFSEDATYRESNGALISMSHPNRAIAVASDGTAVSKAIDNPNVSSVVMAQAEKRWKDSYTISFNYFGDKSVHLTLGDDKVGFRSYSFWDDFDQQANTAGWYLDYPDYNTPYFTIRNVGDDQERFLAVADDNTTVELVANGIENGRYSNNILWRAEALSARGQYAIANKKVEAHSKNALRINRSSVDKPNEIEQSLSVLHYDNLSNVSVVLNIDERFIPTQLMLDDVKVANSLLRQQNGLTSMGMIIPLTKHGGADSWSVRRYKTTIEKSTDGSTFRFASHIGSDPEVDAQTPEWIELKDQIMQLPVMEEFTSNEQNLILDIARKHLGKAYRSHVLGEPAEGYTDGIIWLKPDIDDTNILEQVDTFIDYKGQTIRTMSTVRGQRNFSAAFGFLLEKEERDGSVSYTIGDPTSGESKPPNQ
- a CDS encoding RNA polymerase sigma factor, with the protein product MRAAIEKDYSQDLNKLLKDHRNQVFNMIKKKVYNRDTAEDLLQDTFLEAHKSFHTFRQDSKFSTWLIGIAMNIIRNYYNRAPECRYGFVDDSAIEFDSSNASSYSNKVSNMEHNLIANDILGKTLEKVDAMPCEVKDIFKLTVQENLPYKDIAGKLNTSVSNIKVKIFRAREKLKEVFDIPVFEELY